The sequence below is a genomic window from Sorangiineae bacterium MSr12523.
CTAGATCGAGCACAACGAGCCTTTCGCCGAGTTTCGAGAGTCCTCTCGCCGCTCCTTGGCTACGACCGTGCACTGTACGTGCTCTGGGCGGCCGTGTGCACCTTGCTCTCGGCGCGAACCTTCTACGGCTACATGCTGAAACAAACGAGCGGCGAGTGGTCCGCGCCGCTCGACGACGTGTTCATTCACTTCGACTATGCGCGGTCCACCGCCGAGGGACACCCCTTCGAATGGGCGACCGGCAACGGTTATTCCTCGGGCAACACCAGTTTGTCGTACCCGTTCGTTCTGGCCCTTGGATACCTGTTCGGCTTCCACGGCGAGCGGCTCATGATCTGGGCGGCCATCGTCGCCGCCGTCTCCGTATTCGGCGTGCTCTTGGCCGCGCGCGGCTTTTTCCTGCGCAACGCCGCACGCGCCAGCACCGCGCTCGGCGGCGCCACGGGCGCATGGATGCGCATTGCGTCGTTTTTGCTCCCGCCGCTGTTCCTCGCCATCGGCTCGCTCGATTGGTCCTTGTGGAGCGGCATGGAGGTCGCGTTCTTCCTGGGCACCTGGGCGTGCGGGCTCGTTGCATTTTTCGATTTGGACGCGGCTGAGAACGCTCAACGCGCCCGGCGCGCGTGGCTCTTGGGACTCGCCGGCGCCGGCATCGTCTTTACACGCCCCGAGGGCGCGGGCACCGTGGCGGCCTTCGGTTTGGTGGCCGCCTGGCCCCTCTTGCTCCGCCATGGATGGCGCGGATGGAAGCCCATCGCCGGCCTTTTGCTCCGCGCCGGCCTGCCCGCGGTTTTCATCTTGGTGGTGCAGACCGTCGCCAATCGCTATTTCACCGGCGAATACAGCGCCAATGGCGCCATCGTGAAGCTCGCGGCGAACAACCCGTTTCTCACGCGCACCGAGAAGATCAACGATTACGTCTTCAATCTCAATTACGCGATCTTCCGTAATCTCGAATACCACTTTACCGATCTTCCCGCGATCGGCTTCCTCCTCCCGACGTTGGGCCTCGCCACCCTCGCCTTCCGCGAAACGCGCCGCTACGGCGTTTTGATCTGGCTGCAGATCGCGCTTTGGCTCGGCCTCACCGCCTTCAATGGGCAGGTGCGCTGGCAGAACGAGCGCTACACCATGCCCGCCGTCGCGTGGCTCTTGATCGCGGCGGCCCTGGGCGCGAGTGCCCTCGTGCGGCGGCGCACGAAGCCGAGTGCGCTCTTCATGATCGTCGCCGGCGCCCTTGCCGTGCAGACCATCGGCATCGCCACGCGCGCCGCCAACACCAACCCCGAGTTCCGCTTCGCCTGGGTGCTCGCGCTCTTGGGCGGAATCGCCCTCGCCGCGTTGTTCTCCCTCTGGCCCTTGCGCGTGGCCTGCGTCGCCGCGGCCCTCTTCTTCTTCCAGGTGCACCAGGAGCCGAATTACCGCGGGCAGAAGTGGTTCTTCGGCCGCGCCTCGCGCAACATCCGCGATCAGCACCTCGTCGCGGGTCGCTGGCTCGCGCATCTGAAACCGCGCCGCGTCCTCGTCGGCGATGCGGGTGCGCTCATCTACGCGTCGCAGCGCCCCGGCCTGGACATCATTGGCCTCGGCGGCTACCACGCCCTGCCCTTCGCACGCGCCGGTGTGCACGGCTTGCCGGCGACCCTCGAGCTCATCGAGCGCATGCCCGCCACCGAACGCCCCGACGTGTTGGCCATTTACCCCACGTGGTGGGGCGTGCTGCCCACGTGGTTCTCCAGCGAGGTACTCGCCCGCTTCCCCGTCGAGGGCAACGTCATCTGCGGCGGCTACGAAGACGTCATCTACCGCGCCGATTGGCATCTGCTCGGCACCGGCAACCGCCCGCGCCACGCCGCCACGAACCTTCGCGACGAGATCGACGTGGCCGACTTGGTCAGCGAAACGGAACACCGCTATGTCTTCCCCTCGCCCGCAGGCGGATGGACCGACATGAAAATACTGAGCGATCCCGCCGACACGCGGCTCGACCTTTTCGACGGTGGAAGGCGCATCTCCGGCGGCAACTCCGAGCGCTTCGTCCTGCGTCACCTCACCCCGGGCAAGGCCGCCACCCTCATCGTGCGCAGCGCCCCCGACGCCACCTCGCACGTCCTCGTGCGCGCCGCAGGTGCCGACGTGGCCGCACTCGACTTCACGCCGTCCGAAGGCTGGGTCGAGACCGCCGTGGAAATTCCCGCCGACAAAGTCACCGAGGAGCTCTCCTTCGAGTTCGCCAACACCGGCTCGGGCGACTTCGTCGATTACCACGTGTGGATCGCGCAATGATCGGCCAGGTCGGCAGCGCCTTCGGTGCATGGGGCAAGCCGCCCGACGCGGTGGCCTGGGCTGCCCTCGCCCTCGCGATCCTTTTCGCAGCCGTCGCCGTCACCGCCACCCGCAGCCGTTCCCCCGAGACCTCGACGCTCGCCATGTGGCTTCACGATGGTCCGCACGGCCTTTCGCGGCGCCGCTTCCTGGCCATCGGCTCGTTCGTCGCGGCCTTCGCCTCGCTCGGCTACATCGCGTATTACCTGCGCGGCGGCCCGCGCATCATCGACGCAACCAGCTACTTCCTCCAAGGGCGCGCCCTGTCGCACGGCAGCATCGACTGGCCCCTCTTGGAGCCATCCGCGCTCTTCCGCGGCCGCTTTCTCCTCTTTCGCGAGCCCAATCTGCTGAGCGGCATCTTCCCGCCGGGTTACCCGCTGCTCTTGGCCATCGGCTTCCGCATCGGCGCCCCGATGGTGACCGGCCCCGTGCTCGCCGCGGGCATCGTCCTCGCGACCTACTTCCTCACCTACGAGGTGGCGCGCGCCACGGGGCTCTCGCGGAACGTCGACATGACCTCCCGCTTCGCCGCGGCGATCTCCATCGTCTGCGTGGCGCTCCGCTACCACACCGCCGACACCATGTCGCACGGCGCATGCGCCTTCGCCATCACCGTGGCCATCGCCCTTGCGCTGCGTGCGCATCGCCTGCAAACCGCGTGGCTTTTCGCCGTCTCGGGCCTGGCCATCGGTTACGTGGCCGCCACGCGCATGGTCTCCGCGATCCCCGTCGCCATTGGCGTGTACGCCTTGGTTCTGCGCTCTTCCTCGCAGACACGCCCCCGCGCCTTCCTCCTCGTCGCCCTCGGTGCCATCCCCGGGCTGGCGCTGCTCCTCGTCTCCCAACATGCCGCCACGGGCCATTGGTTCGGCAGCACGCAACTCGCCTATTATGCGGTGAGCGACGGCCCGCAGGACTGCTTCCGTTATGGCTTCGGGCGCGGCATCGGCTGCGTCGTCGAACACGCCGACTTCGTCCGCGCGCGCCTTCCCCATGGCTACGGCGTGCTCGAAGCCGCGGGCACCACCTTGCGCCGCCTCTGGCCGCACACCGCGGACGTCCTCAACTTCGAGCCGCTCTTCCTCGTTCTACTGCTGCCCATTGCCCGCATCGTCCGCGAGCAGCCCATCTGCCGCGTTCTCGCCGCCGTCGTCGGGCTGCAAATCGTTGCCTACGCGCCGTTCTACTTCGACGGGAATTACCCCGGCGGCGGTGCGCGTTTCTTCGCCGACGTGATCCCGCTCGAGCACGCCCTCATCGCCCTCGCGGTCTCGGGCGCCCTTCCAAGCTTGCCCCGCATCTTCGCCGTCCTCTCGGCCTCGGCCCTCGGCTTCGCGCTCCACACCGCGTACGGCCACCGCGCCCTTGCGGATCGCGATGGCGGGCGCCCGATGTACGAGCCCGATCTGGCGCGCGAAAAAGGGGCCGATCACGGCTTGATCTATTTCGACACCGACCACGGCTTCAACCTGGCCTACGACCCGTCGCACACCGCGAGTCACGGCATCGTCGCCGTGCGTCGCCGCCACGACGATCGCGATCGGCTCCTCTACGATTTGCTCGGCCACCCCAACTCGCATCTCTACAGATTCGCCGAGGGCGAAGGCGGCAAGTCCATGGTCGATGCGTGGACGCCACCGCCCATCGTCAACGACACGTACCGCTTCGAGGCGGAGGCCGAGTGGCCCCCTCTCGCGCAACAGGGCGGCTATGCGCACTCCATTTTCGCCGCGGGAACGGGCGCGTCGGAAGATCGCGTGCTCGAACTCGTTCCCGAAGGTGACGGGCCCGCGTGGGCCGACATCGAGTTGCCGCTTCCCTCGCCCGCGCCCAACGGATTCCCCGCGCCGCCTCGCGACAAGCCGGGTACCTTCATCATCGAACCGCGCGTGCTCCGACGCGGCACAGGAGGAAAAGGAACACTCGTCCTGTACGGCATCGGGCCCTCGACCGAACGGGTGGAGAAGGCTCGCTGGGAATGGACCGACCCACAAAAACCTACGCCAGCCGCCTCCGGGGAGGGTGCCAAAAAGGCTACGGATATCCTAGATTTATCTAGTCAGACCGTCTCGTTCGACGACCAGCTCGAACCCTTGAGCCATGGCGGCGGTCCCAGCTTAAGATGCCGAATGGTGCTACGCGCACAACATGGTGCTGTAGGGCTCGACAAAACTACTGTAAAAGCTCACCGTTGAAGGACTTTGAGGCCGGTGGTAGGGCTCGTGGCTGAGCTTGTGAAGCAATGAACCCTTCTCGTCAAGGCGGTGCGACATGACGAAAAGTGAATTGATCGACGCGATGGCTACTCGTAGCGACCTCACCAAGGCCCGCGCGGAAGACGTCGTGAAGTGCGTCTTCGACACCATGACTGCAGCGCTCGGTCGCGGGGATGGAATCGAGATTCGCGGTTTCGGAAGCTTCAGTGTTCGTGCGTACAAAGCCTACGAGGGAAGGAATCCGCGCACGGGCGAGGCGGTACCCGTCCCAGCGAAGCGGCTTCCATTCTTCAAGGTTGGCAAAGAGCTGAAGGAATTGGTCAACAGCAGCCGGCACTTGCCCATCACGGGCGGATCCGATAGCGACGGGGACGACGATCTCGACGACGATTTGGACGACGAGGACGTCGATCGCGACGAAGATTGATCTCGCCCCACCTCAGACCGAGGAACATGCCCTTCGCCCCCGTTGCCGAACAGATGGCCGTGCTCACGCGCGGCGTCGTTGATCTCCACGTCCCGAGCGAGCTCGAACAACGCCTCGAACGTTCCCGCGCCACCGGCACCCCGCTGCGTGTGAAGCTCGGGCTCGATCCCACGCGGCCCGATCTGCACGTCGGCCACGCGGTGGTGCTCTCGAAGATGCGTCAGTTCCAGGACCTCGGGCACCAGGTCATCCTCCTCATCGGCAGCTTCACCGCGATGGTGGGCGATCCCACCGGCCAGAACGACCAGCGCCCGCGCCTCTCACGCGAGGACGTCATGTCCGCCGCCAAGACGTACACCGACCAGGCCTTCAAGATCCTGGACGAGAAGACCGTCGAGTTGCGGTGGAACTCGGAATGGCTCGAGAAGCTGTCCGCAAACGACATGGTCGAGCTCATGGCCAAGATGACCGTCGCGCGCATGCTCGAGCGCAACGACTTCGGCCAGCGCTTCTCCGAGGGCCGGCCCATCTTCCAGCACGAGTTCCTCTACCCGCTCCTTCAAGGCTACGACTCCGTCGCGTTGAAGTGCGACATCGAGCTAGGGGGCACCGACCAGCTTTTCAACCTGCTGGTGGGACGCGACATCATGCCGCGCTACGGGCAAACGCCGCAGATGGTGCTCACCATGCCCATCTTGGAGGGCACCGATGCGCGCATGGAGAACGGGCGCGTCGTCGGCAAGAAGATGTCCAAGAGCCTGGGCAACTACATCGGCTTGGACGAGGATCCGCTCACCCAGTACCGCAAGGTGATGCAGATCGACGACGACGTCATCTTCCGTTACTTCGAGCTGCTCTCCTCGCGCTCGAACGAAGAGATCGCGACCCTGAAGGAAGCGCGCCGCACGGGCGAGCGCTCCCCGCAGGAGATCAAGGGCCTCTTCGGGCGCGAGATCGTCACGCGCTTCCACAGCGCGGGCGCCGCAGAGGAGGCTGCGGCCGAGTTCCAGCGCATCTACTCCGGTGACGCGCTGCCGACGGACATTGCCGAGCAAACCGTGGCGACGGATGGCGCGACGCTCTGGATCGCCAAGGCGCTCTCCAGCACCGGGTTGGTCAAGTCGACCGGCGAGGGCAAACGCCTCGTCGAACAAGGCGGCGTCGAGGTCGATCAACAGCGCGTGACCGATCCGCAGCTGCAACTCGAACGCGGCAAGCGCTACCTGCTTCGCGTCGGTTCCAAGAATCGGCGCTTCGTCTACATCACGGTGGGATGACACGGCGGCTCGTCGTTCTGGCGCTCGCCTGGTTGGTGCTGGCCATGCTCGGGTGCGGAGGTGCACCGCCCGCGCCGCCTGTTCCGCCGCTGCCACCGCTGCATCTGCAGCCCACGTCGGATCTCGCGCCGGCCGCAGGGCTCGCGTGGCTCGTCGATGCGCGCCCGCGCGAGCTGCTCGCCGATCCGCAAATGGCGGCCGCGATGCGCGAGCTCTTTCCCGACGCGAAGTTCGAAACGTTCGCGCGGCGACACGGTGGCATCGACGTGCGCGAGCTCGACGAGCTCACGGTCGCGGGCTACGCGAACACGACGCTCTTCTTGGGGCACGGCATGGTCGACCCCACGCGGATCGAGGGTGCATTCGGGGCCCGCGCGAAGGTGGAAGGCCGCGGCATCGATCGCAAATCGTCGGACCCGCTGGGGAACATCGTACGAACCTGGGGCACGGTGAATGGCGAGCGGCAGCAGCTCGCCATTTTCGGCCGCGAGGCCATCGGGGTCGAGGTGGGGCGCTTCGGTCCTTTGCGCGCGGCCGAGTACTTCGCGCAGGAGCGGCTCAAAAAAGCTTCCCCCGCGCTGCGCGCCACGCCGCTCGATCGCGCGGCGGAGATTCTTTCCATGTCGTCCTCGGCGAAGCCTCCGTTCAGCGCATACGCGCCGGGGCCATTCACGGGGCAGTACGAAGAGGCCCTTGGCGGCTTGTTTCGCGCAGCGACGGCGGCGGCGGTTTCGGTGCGCGTGGTCGCCGGAAGCCCGGAAGGGGCGCGGTTGGCGGTGCGCTTTGCGCTCCTTGGCTCGTTCCAAGACGATGGCCCCAAGGTCACGCAACGTTTCGCGGCGGCGATCCACGTCCTCTCCGAGAGCTCGCTCGGACGTCTCTGTGGATTGAACGCCCCCATCGCCGGACCGACGGTGCGCGCGGAGCCGGATGGACTCGTGGCGGATATGACCATCTCCGCCAACACCCTCTTTCGCGGGCTCCACGCGGCCACGGGTGCGAGCGTGGATGAGTTGATGCGTCACTAACATCACGCGAAATCCGAAAAATTTGCGCGCCCACCATCCGGGGGGCTTGGTTGACGGGCCCCCCCTTTCAATGGTAGGGGCACGCGACGATCAGGCGCGCAGCATCTCGTGGAATATCCCGCGTCGCCGCGCTGTTTGGCGTGAAATTCCAATGGCCCGACCTGCACCCGCACGAACCGCTGCACGAGTTGCACGCACCACCGCCACCCCCGTCCGCGCCAAGCGCACGGCCAAAGCATCTGGTGATGCGGCCCCCGCATCCAAGAGCGTCCCGACAAGCGGGGACCTGGGCACCCCGAGGGTGACTTCCAAGGTGAAGGCTGCTGCTTCATCATCTCGCGCGGGTTCCGTGCCGGAGCCGGCGCAGCCCCCGACCGCCGCGCCTTCCCCGGTTGCTGCCGTGGCGGCCGAAGAAACCGCGCGCCCGGCGCGCCCCGTGGTGCCCACGCCGAGCAATCCGCCCGGCCCGGCATCCACCCCGACGCCGTCGTCGCACCGGCCCAATTTTGGCCGTCTTACATCGTCTCCTTTTGCGCGTCCCACCGTCCAAGTGACCGACGGCACGCCCCTGAAGCAGCCGGAATTCAAGGTGGGCGACAAGTGCGTTCACCCCGCCCACGGTGTGGGCGAAGTGACCACCATCGAGGAGCGCGCCATCGGCGGCACGACCGGGATGTTCTACATCCTGAAGCTCCACAACGGGATGAAGGTCATGGTCCCCGTGGGTGCGGCGGCCCAAGTCGGCCTGCGCCCCATCATGAGCGACAAGGAAGCCGACGCCGTGCTCGACACGATGCGCGCCCGTGAGGTGGCCGTCGACCTGCACCCCTGGAGCCGCCGCTTCCGCGCCTACACCGAGATGATCAAGAGCGGTTCAGCTTACGAAATCGCCAAGGTTTTGCGCGACATGTACCGCCTCAAGTTCGACAAGGAGCTCAGCTTTGGCGAGCGCCGTCTTCTGGATCAGGCGAAGGGTCTGCTCATGAAAGAGCTCGCCTACGCCAAGAAGGTTCCCGAAGCGAAAATGAGCGAAGAAGTCGCCAAGATGTTCACGGCCTGAATTTTTTCCCAAGAACGGGCCGCAAGCGGCCCTGGGGCCGGATAACGTCTAGCCCGTGAAAATCTATACGAAAACGGGCGACGACGGCACCACCGGGCTTTTCGGTGGCGGCCGAGTTAGCAAAGCCAGCACCCGCGTGGAGGCCTACGGCACGGTGGACGAGTTGAACGCCGCCGTGGGCCTCGCCCGCGCCCATGGCCTCGAAAAGGCCACGGACGCGGTTCTGGAGCAGGTGCAGGTCGATCTTTTCTGCCTAGGTGCCGAATTGGCCTGTGTGCCCGGCAAAGAAGGCAAGTTGTCGATGAAGCCCATCGACGCCGACGACAGCGCGCGCCTGGAGCAGGCCATCGACGCGTCGGAAGCGCAATTGGCGCCGTTGATGAACTTTGTCCTGCCCGGCGGTAGCCTCTCAGCCGCGGCGCTGCATTTGGCGCGCACGGTATGCCGGCGCGGCGAGCGCGCGGTGCTGGCGATTTCCGACCCGCCGGTGCGGCACGAGCTGGTGGTCTATCTAAACCGGCTCAGCGACCTGCTCTTCAGCCTCGCCCGAGCAGAAAATCAGGCGAAAAATATTCCGGATATCCCGTGGACGCCGCGGCAAAAAGGCTAAAACCGGGCGCGTTACGCAGTTGACGTCGCGGTTTTCAAGCCGCCAGTTGCGCCGCCAAAAGCTTCCGCCCACGGTGGAGCCGGCTCATCACGGTCCCGAGGGGAAGGCCCAATTCGACGGCCGCCTCGCGGTACGAGCGCTCCTCCAAGTCGACGAGCACGATGACGGAACGAAAGCCGTCGGGCAGCGCGTCGAGCTTTTCTTTGGTCGATAGCGTGAGTCGCACCTCGCGCTCGGGCGAGCCATTGGCCGGCGGGATCGTCCATGCGCAGGGATCCGTCGAGAGCACGCGCAACGCGTTGCGTTCACGGCGCTGGCGGCGGTAACGCGTAATGAAGACGCTGAAGAGGATCTGAAAGACCCACGCGCGCAAGTTGGTTCCGGGCTCGTACTGGTTGGCGAAGCGCAAGGCACGCTCGATGGTGTCTTGGACCATGTCGTCGGCCAGTGCGGCGTTCGCAGCCAGGCGAAGCGCGCGCCCGCGAAGCTCGGGAACGAGGGTGACGAGCCCCGCGCGAAGCGAAGGGACATCCTTCGCCGCCAACACGGGCCGGGGGGAAGGACGAATCGAGCGGTCGACTTGGTGCGAAGTAAGCGACATGCCGACACGTTCAGCAATGGCAATGCCGCCGTTCTTCTTCTGTAATTCCGCCTAGTTACACGGACTTACCTTCGCAGCGTGTGTCAAAGCAGACAACGCGTGTGGGCCCGTGAGCTCGGCTCAAAATAATTCACGCAGAACCGCAGGAACGCCGTCCGCGATCTGCGATGCGAGCAGGCCGCGATCGGCACCGGCTGCGGAGGCCACGCCGCCCTCGGCGTGAAGGAATGCGCCCGCGCACGCAGCCTCGAATGGCTCGAGCACGCTGGATAGGGCGCCGATGATGCCCGCGAGCACGTCGCCCGAGCCAGCCGTGGCCAGCGCCGGGGTGCCGCGCACGTTGATGACCAGGCGGCCGTCTGGCGCCGCGATGATCGAATGCGCGCCCTTGAGGAGCAC
It includes:
- a CDS encoding cob(I)yrinic acid a,c-diamide adenosyltransferase, with protein sequence MKIYTKTGDDGTTGLFGGGRVSKASTRVEAYGTVDELNAAVGLARAHGLEKATDAVLEQVQVDLFCLGAELACVPGKEGKLSMKPIDADDSARLEQAIDASEAQLAPLMNFVLPGGSLSAAALHLARTVCRRGERAVLAISDPPVRHELVVYLNRLSDLLFSLARAENQAKNIPDIPWTPRQKG
- a CDS encoding integration host factor subunit beta, translating into MATRSDLTKARAEDVVKCVFDTMTAALGRGDGIEIRGFGSFSVRAYKAYEGRNPRTGEAVPVPAKRLPFFKVGKELKELVNSSRHLPITGGSDSDGDDDLDDDLDDEDVDRDED
- the tyrS gene encoding tyrosine--tRNA ligase, yielding MPFAPVAEQMAVLTRGVVDLHVPSELEQRLERSRATGTPLRVKLGLDPTRPDLHVGHAVVLSKMRQFQDLGHQVILLIGSFTAMVGDPTGQNDQRPRLSREDVMSAAKTYTDQAFKILDEKTVELRWNSEWLEKLSANDMVELMAKMTVARMLERNDFGQRFSEGRPIFQHEFLYPLLQGYDSVALKCDIELGGTDQLFNLLVGRDIMPRYGQTPQMVLTMPILEGTDARMENGRVVGKKMSKSLGNYIGLDEDPLTQYRKVMQIDDDVIFRYFELLSSRSNEEIATLKEARRTGERSPQEIKGLFGREIVTRFHSAGAAEEAAAEFQRIYSGDALPTDIAEQTVATDGATLWIAKALSSTGLVKSTGEGKRLVEQGGVEVDQQRVTDPQLQLERGKRYLLRVGSKNRRFVYITVG
- a CDS encoding RNA polymerase sigma factor, with the protein product MSLTSHQVDRSIRPSPRPVLAAKDVPSLRAGLVTLVPELRGRALRLAANAALADDMVQDTIERALRFANQYEPGTNLRAWVFQILFSVFITRYRRQRRERNALRVLSTDPCAWTIPPANGSPEREVRLTLSTKEKLDALPDGFRSVIVLVDLEERSYREAAVELGLPLGTVMSRLHRGRKLLAAQLAA